Genomic window (Lycium barbarum isolate Lr01 chromosome 2, ASM1917538v2, whole genome shotgun sequence):
GATTGAGCCGGATAGTGTGAGTTACTTAGCTGCGATATGTGCTTGTAACCATGCGGGGATGGTTGAGGAAGGGATGAAATTGTTTGATGCCATGGATAGATATGGAGTGAGTAAGAATGTAAAGCATTATGGTAGTATGGTGGACTTGTTGGGAAGAGCTGGGCGGTTGGATGAAGCTTATAAAATTGTTCAGTCAACGCCTACAGTTCCTGATGCAGTTTTATGGCAAACTCTGTTAGGGGCTTCCAAGACTTATAGTAATGTGGAAATGGCAGAGATAGCGTCCAAGAAGCTAGTTGAAATGGGATCAAATCATTGTGGGGATTTCGTGTTGCTATCCAATCTTTATGCAGCACAAGGGAGGTGGCACGATGTGAGAAGAGTAAGGGAGGCGATGAAAGGTCAGGATGTAAAGAAGGTACCGGGTTTTAGCTATATTGAGGTTGGTGGAACGATATACAAGTTTATGAATGGTGATAAGAACAATCCGAAGTGGGAGGAGATTTATTGGAAACTTGACGAGGTCTTGTTAAGGATTAGGGAATACGGGTATGTGGCAGAAACTAATTATGTGTTTCATGATATTGGACCGGAGGAGAAGGAGAATGCACTGTGTTACCATAGTGAGAAGCTAGCAGTGGCTTTTGGTTTGATTAGCACACCTGATAGAACTTGTATAAGTGTGAATAAGAATCTTAGAATATGTGGGGATTGCCACGTTGTGATTAAGCTCATATCAAAGATATACGAGCGGGAGATTATTGTGAGGGACAGGACTCGTTTCCACAGATTCAAAGATGGGACTTGTTCTTGTAAAGAATATTGGTGAGGTAGATCCAAATTTGTGTCTAAAGTACATTAGTTTGATGTGGCACAGAAAATCATATATATGACTAAAAGGGCTAACCTTGTGCACAAAGTGCTATCCGAGTTTGACAGATAGGGGAGAATGGATGTATGCCGTATGCAGCATTACTTGGCATTTCCGCAAAGAGACTGTGGAAGTCACGACTTACAGTTCACTGAAGGAGCAACTCTACCATTATAACAGAGCTTGCACTCACAAGAGATATGATTCATTTTCAAAAATCTGAAGCAAGGAGCTTCTTCCTCTTGCAGAAATTTGTGTTAAGGAGGAATCTGTTTTGTATAATGTCATGAAAAGAGGAGTTTTACAGAAAATTAACTTTCACCTTTCTTTTGCTGTTGATTCAATTACTATTGGCACTACATGTGCGCACTAGTCAATAAACAAGTCGAACTAACTTGTTCTCTTTTGATTAAGCAAATATAATGGTGTCGCAAAGCAGCAAAATTTTGAATCTTTGATTGGTGCCGAGGGCAGCAAAATTTTGACTTTTCGATTGGTGCTAAGGCAGGCCCCATGAGTAGTCGATCAAATGAGAGTTCGTCAACGAAGGGGTTATTAGACTAATAAAGTGGTGATAACTAAAGAACTAAAGATAAAAgtttataactagtatgtcaaAAAAGGCTTCTAACAAATAGCACAAGGGTGATTGAAATAACTCCAATGACCATGAAATTTTACACTACATAGTTTTAACAATTTTAATTACATGATCTTGATTTCTTGTAACTCACAACTCTCCAATACCAATACAAAATCAACCTGCTAAAGTATAAGCAAGTTGCAATAGTTGAAGTAATACTGCACAAAGTAAGAGCTCAGAAACAATAGGCTTACAAATCATCAAGAGGTTAGACAAAAATTAAGAATAAACAGGGTCAACTGAAAAGAAAGGAATGAACATTTCTAATTTCTGCGGCACACTTTCAAATCTTGATGAATGTAGACCTTCCAAGTCAACTGCTAGAGTGAACAACCTCAACTGGTAGCTATCCCTACAAAAGACATGTTGATTCATACAGAGACTAATGATAAAAACCAACTAATCTTTCACCAGTCGCGCCTCAAATCCACCCTCAGGCCTTTTTACAAGTCTGTATGGCATGTATGTTCCAAGAAGTTTGTCCCATATTGGAAAGAACGGCTGAGAATAATTGAACTTTGTGCCTTGGAGCTGATGATGAATGTCATGGTAAGCAGTGTTATTTTGGAAAAACAAATGGAAGATATTACCAGGCAGCCAGAGTCCACAATGATCATCAACCGTTTTGACCACAGCAAAGCAGAAAAAGATGACAGCAGTACGTGCAGTCATTCCGGCAACAAGAAACGAAAGAGCACCACCAAAGGTATCCAAGAGGAGACCTTCAAGTGGGTGGTTATAAAGGGCACCAATCGCGTAAGGCACAACCAACCGATGATGCTGGGAGTGAACATGGCGGTATAAAAACTTGTTCTGATGCATGTAGCGATGCACAAAGTACTGCCATGTATCCATGACCAACATCGCTATAATGATCTGCACAATCTGAACAGGAATTGAGGGCTGGACTACATTTTCTGATACAGTTACCTTACATGTTAACTGCAATAGAAAACCAGAAACTTGAGTCAGTTATTGTCTAGAAATTTCAAAAGCTAATCAATAGAAAACCAAAAACTTGAGTCAGTTATAGTCTAGAAATTTCAAAAGCTAATCAATATCATAGAGAAACAGCCATACGCAGCTTGTAGAGGAAATCAATACTTCCTCTTCCATTTTAAGTGCCAAAATCTTTACTCTAAGTGAAATTGAACTTCAGATAACCTTATTACACAACCTCATAATTTTCTTTCACTCAGCACTATAAGACCCAAGCAACATTTTTTCATGCTAGCTAGCAGCTTTTCCCCTCTAACTTGATGGAGAATGGGACTAGCCTCCAAGAGTAAATAGCTCAGTACAAGCATTAAACAACATTATACACCCTCGAAAAGAAAGCACTAAACAGCCATGTTTGTTAAGACGAGAGGATCATTTTCCACAACAAAAGAAATCTAactcagcaaaaaaaaaaaaaaataccgcTAGAGGGATATGATTACAAAAATTGCAGACCGATCACAGCTCTAACAATCACCTAGAAGTGCTATACAACTATCACAGAGTAACTAAAATTCAACTGATAAGAAGTTGTGACAACAAAGATGTGATTTGAATCACAAGaacctttttccttttatttttttgggaATGCTTGAATCACAGGAAATATTTTATAGCTGCCGAAAAATATGGTACCCCACCCCCCAATCCGCCACCCTCCAGTGTTATTAAATGAAAAGCACAAGGTTAGCAAATTTATGCAACTGAAACTGCTCCTAGATTGTTTGATTCCTGGTCATTCCACAGTAATCTCaaaatctatgttgctcggactcttaaaAGATGAGGATAAGATGAATGAAGTAATCCATGAACTGAGGTCAATCTAAACACGGGAAAAGGTGTGATAATCACAAACAGGCCAATAGCCTCAATAACCTCAATAACTTGGGAGGTAACCTCCAAGTCTCAAAGTCACCAGGTGGAATTTGATTTTGAATTCTTACCACCTAATATATAAacaaaaaagaatgaaaaaggaAAATGGAAGAGAGGAGAATGCAACTTTAGGCAAACTCACAATATTAGATCATGAGACAAGAAGTCATTTCGCTGACAGTCGATGGGCAAAATAAACACTTGCAGAAATCTCTAAAAGTCCAACATGTAAGTAAATGAACTTCAAGAACTATTCTGTTTAGTTAGTTCCTGTTAGATCGTTAACCATTTGTCACACAATTTCCCGTCGATCTATCCATAATAAATGATCATAGATACGTCAAGTCATATAGATGACATCCTTGGAACTATCTCTATGTCAAGCAAATACAACTGTACCAGAAAAAGTTTCAAATGTTGCATTAATAGCCCAACACCCTATATTGGAGGACACAGATAATTCCAGTCTCAACTCCCAACAATTTAAGTCAATACTTAATTTTTGTTGATAGGTCATAGGTGAAGACTTTTGATGGCTATAAACTCCGCAAAGACAAAAGATGACTGCCTTTATCCTATGACCCTATTAGCTAATGGAACTTCTTGGGCAAAAACCTTGATAACTgcattaaaaataattaattcaGATAAAGAAAAAGCAGGAGGATTTGAAAAAGGACAAATTCCCAACCCTTATATAAATAAGGCCAAATACATCGATGACCCCTTAAACTTGCGATTTTTCATTAGACACCTAAGTTAAACCTACGACCAGTTGAACACCTAATTTATGCTAAAATTGTACCCATGTATTTGGCCTTCAACTTAACTTGTATTCAATAAGAGGATTCTCTTTGTGTTGACAGGACGTCATATCTTCCAACGCATTGTGGGGCATAGTTGATAGAAATTCAGTGTAAAGACTCAAAAAGTTGTTTGTGGGGTTTTCTTTTAAGTCTTTTTCTTTAAATCTCTCACATTGTTGGCAAGTGTATTGAGAATTTTTCTGAATAAGAAGGAAAAACCTCAATACACTGTCCAACCATGTGAAAGAAAGTTAACGAAAAGACTTAAAGAAAACACCCTACAATAGTGAACTGAGATTTTTGAATGTGGAAACATTAAAAAAGAATTGAATGTTTCCATTTAATTTCTATCAACTTTCCCCCTACAATACGTTGAATGGCAAGTTGTCCTAATCAACACAAAGAACCCCCAAGTAAGGAATCACAAATCATGAACTGCACTGCATTTATTCTACCGCTTCAAGAAGCTCTTGTTTAATTTATGGATGTTATTTGTAATGGCCTAAAATTTCTAAACTTcgttattttatttcaaaattttaattttaggaATTTGGCAAAATCTTACTTCATCACTCTATAAGAAAATAAACTTAAGGTGTATGTATGAAATAGTAATTTTGGAGACCTCATCTTAGGTTTGACTTCTTAACACTAATCTTGTTTGTGAATTTACGATATTACACTTACATATTACAATTATTGTAAAGGAAGCAAGTGTAATACCATAACTACAAGAAATGCTAGTGTTCCAAAGCCAAACATAAGGGGAGATCTTTGAAATTATAGGCAAATGCAaaaacataaattaaaaaaaaaaatgagactaCAGTCACAAAAAGATGTAGCATTAATAGATGACTTGTAGCTTTACTAGATGACTTGACCCAAAGTTAAGTTTCAAAGAAGAAACCATAGCCTGAGGTATATGTATGTAGTTGCTTCAGTGAGCTCtctttcataaaaaaaaattgactaaaaCTCCCTCCGTTCTTCCATATATTCTCATCAAAACTCTCGTCATGAATAGTCTATTTATTCAAGGAGAATCATCTACATCTTCCCTCTTCTCTTATGATGTATTTATGAGTTTCAGAGGCGAAGACACCCGAAAACTTCACCGGTCATCTTTATTCCCAACTGCATCAAGTCGGGATTAATAACTTCATAATAATTTTAATATAAACTTTGCTAGGTCTTAGGATGAAGGAAATAAAGCAGAATGAGTTTGATGAAGCTGAAtggtgtgaagaagaagaaggtttGGATCTAAGGCTAAACAGATGAGTTTGAAGAAGAAGTAGAACAAAACTGTCCGCAATTTTTATCCGGCAAAAATTTATAATTTCCGGCAACAACATTTGTTACAGTTAAACATAAAACCATTTCACGCGCTCAGTAATGAGTGTTAGGTGCATCATTCGCCATGTCAGCATCATGTGTTTAATAGGTACAATTTGAGCATGGATTAAGTGTTCAATAGGTTATAGGTTTAGCTAAAGTATCGAATGAAAAATTCGAACAAGTTTAAGGGGGCGTCTATGTATTTGGCGTATAAATAAAATGGTGATTGACGACCACACATACTGATTGGCCTCTTCTGAAATGTCATGTCATTCAAGGCTTACCAAATTCAAGAAATACTAGAACAAGCCGTTAGCATGGGGaattaaaaagttaaaaacaGATAGAGGAAAAAGATATATTTCAAAGACAGCCCTTATTTCTTTTTGGTGCACCCATTAGATTTTTGTTTGTATAGAGGATTCAGTGTCTTTCATAGAAAACCATCTCTTTTTGTAGTTGTTTTCTACTTTTTTGATATACCTCTTGTATATGGGCTTTGCCCATGTTTTAATGAAATAGATTTACCTTATCAAAGGTGCATTTTGGCCATCTTCGAAGGGGGGATAAAAGAAATTTAATGAGTTTTATTCTCTAAAAATGATAATGGTGGTGCCCGAACAAAATTTGCACCACTTGACTATTTCCTCAGGTACCTACCACCTCTTACCAGCAAAGGCACCGGGTAGTTCTACCTAACAAAGCTTAGGCAAATGAAAGGAAATCACCTATTTGCTTTCCCATGGTTTTCACCCACTTCATTAACCGCTAAGCCAGACAATCGGGTGAAAAAAGAAATTTAATTAGTTAACGAACACATTGTGGAGTATATAGTGTTTATTCTTCCTTTGACTCATCTATGGATCTATGTTGCTTAGCATAGCATATGACCTAGAGCACAATCTGCTTGGTATAAACTAGCGCTCACACTGAAAGATGTTTGTAGGAGAAAGGGATCACCAGTTCATCATTCATTATCCAGCACAATTTCTGACAGGAGAATAGGAAATCACTTCTTTGGAGCAAAAAAATTCCTAATACATATGTGTTTTTTCAATACTACAGGTCCACAGATGCTATAACACCAATATGCAAGTTCATTCTCAGAACAGAACAGGACCAATATGAAAGTTGTGGCCTAACAGAGGGAGAAGGTATGGAAAAGCACATCCACATGGATAAATTATATTGGTGTTATTCAATGGCTACATTGAGGAAACCTGGGTGAGTAGATACCCATtgaaaaaacatttcttgttatTATAGTCGTCAGGGAAACAATATTGGCACCTCACATTTATTTTTAGGTTGATCAGCTCAGTAGTGACTAAAATCTATCGAGACCTGAATTTTCTACATGATAAGGACATAGCGTCCTAAAAACTTTTGAAATTACAAATTCTGCAAGTTTTATTCCAAAAGCTTATAGTTCAATAAATGTATCAATGTATAAAAAATAGAAGCAACAAGCAAGGTCCAGTTTGTACAAGTAAATCTGGCATTTCAATAGTGACTGGCCAGACATTCTACAGCACCCGGATTTGGCAGATACAACAGAATGCTATGCCAGACATCATATCTCCTACTTTGACCATTACAGGAGCAACTGATCCTTCAGATAGTTTTCCTTTAAAATTCCAGTAAGTAATGTGAGATGAAAAGTCACTGTTTAGTGTCTAATCTCCTTGAAGCTCTTCCAAGTCCTCCAACTTTGAACCATTTCCATAAATTGGCGTACTTAAAACATATGAGGCATGCTATTCAGTAAGACTAGAAAAGCTACTTAGCTCTTCATTTCACTTCCTCGCGCTTATAGGTCAAGTCAAATACACAAATTGATTTAACTTCATCTATTACAATCTAACATAACATTTTTTTATCTAACTTTCTTATGCTTGCAACACACCCGAATTTGAAACTTGTCCAACCCTTTGTTCATTAACTTGTTAGAAAAATACTTCATTCACTCGGGAGAATTTAACATAATGGTTAGTTTTGCCATGCTTTCAATGCTTTATTCTAGCTTCCCTCTCTCTGTCCCCTTCTATCAATTTCATGAGGAAAATGTTCTTAAAAGGGAATGTAGTCAATCCTTTGAACGGTCAAAGACTGTACCATTATGTGTATGATTGGGTGTGGAGGGGGACACAGCGTGTATGATTGGGTGTGGAAGGGGACACAGCAAATTTGTCGATGGCCACCATTGGACCATCGTTATAGAACTTAACAATGCTTCCAGTGCAAAAGAATAGAAAGTCACCATTCTTGCATTCATTAACTTGTTAAGAAACTACTTTCATCATTTTTAATGCTTCATTTTGTCATGAGGATATGACATAATGGTTACCATGCTTTAGATATTCTTTTCCATACTTTCTTTCCTCCTCTCTGACTCCTTTTCTATCAATCAATTTCATAAGGAATGATATTCTTTGAAGGACCATACCAAATATGGCGACATGCTTAGCATTTGAACACTAAGACTGTAATATAGGAAAGGATGGGGAAGTGAGCAATCGATGGTCACTGTTGTCCAAAAAAGTTATCACTGCATAACGTAAGGCTGATTGGCACATTAAATAGAAGAATCCCGAATCTATGTCAAATAACCACTGAACTAAATAAAGCGCACCACATGAGAAGTCATGCAATAGTTAGTTATCCTCTGAAGTAAATAAATGCAAATGACTAGCTGGTTATAATATGAACAATTTGTTATAAATACCCTCAGCCGATGTGAAGgagagccttggcgtaactggtaaagttgttgccatgtgaccaggaggtcacgggttcgagccgtggaaacagtcAGAGGTAGGAGAAGAGTAAGTATAACGTACACAGACTTCTCTTAGCATTTCTACAAAAGGGTTTCCGTTCCTCAAACGCGTGACCTACATGTCGTCAAAGGAGCACTCTACCTATCTATTCCCAGGCCTTACCCACCTAGTCACACAATtacctattttatttttaataaccgTGATTTCCGGGCTAACTTGCACTCACCTCGACTTATTCCACGGgagctacctcccaccagcatcAGGTACcaagtaactctgtccaccaaggcttagACAGACGGGAATCACCTAATGTATTTAGCGAAAATTACATCCAAAACATTCGGCCATCtagtttataaaatatgtacacagTGTATAAGTAGTGCATAGTTTATActgaatatacatatactatacatacctatacactACCTTACAGCCGAAGTGTATCGGTAGTGTATACTTTGTTCATGTTTTGTAAACTAGATGGACGAAGGGTatatttatgtaagtttcccaTGTTTttatttgaacctgagacctcatggttctcctcACACTTCAtcgaccactaggccacacccttttGCACCACAGCTACCTAATTAATCACAAAATTCCAAGCAAGACGGATAGACAGAACAATAAACAGCTGAGGGATTTACCAAGAAGAGCAAGTGGGCAACAGTGGCCTGAAAAAACTGCTGAAGTAGAACCCCTTTAACAACAGAACCAAGTGGAACTACATTCTTGTCATCTTCTTCTTTCCTAGTATGAAGACGATAGTTATCCATTGGTGGCAATAGTTGATAAAACCCTGCATATAACCAATACACCACTATTGGTGCAAATGTCCCCATCACTTCATCACTCACATAACCTTCCCAAAAcaccattttattttttttccccttttaaaaaaatataccccccccccccccttccctttTCCCCTCAATCCAACACACTCTCAACTATGAATTTCCAGCTCAAGATCTACATATACAAGCACACATTACATATACCCTGAAACAAAAAACAACAACCCAATAAGTTCTTGAATAAAAAGATCAAATTTTTAGCCCCCCCACATAAAAATTTGTGCTAAAGGTAATGGTGGGTGTGGgcaaaacttacacaaataatgATTCGAAATGTCTTTTTTTGTGAATTCTTGAAAGAACAGATCTGGagcatatttatgtgtatatatgtgttgtatatGAAGGGTTGAGTTGGGGTTAATGCATTGTTAGTGGTGACAGTTGTGAGatttggccttttttttttttttttttgaatttatgaTTCTGAGAGATTCGTTGGAAAAGGGAAAGGGatgacaagaaaagaaaaaatggcTTGCTCTGCTATCTTttgtttctttcttcttcatttttaattctttttaagaaaaaaatatcttaattttacttgagatttttttttatggTAAATGTTAGAATTGACCTTTTAAGAGGtgatcattttcttttcttttattagaattttgaattgATTGTAAAAGCATTGATTGCAGGGACAACAGTGAATGTTGCGTGGAAAGTCACATGGGACCATTTTATGAGTCAAGTGACCAGGATATTTGTGTCCGTACACCGTTACTGCAAAAAGATACATATCCTTGTGATAGTAGTATCATTACAGCTCGTTTGGTACGAGAAATAAAGATAAATAATTGGAGATTATATCTGAGATGCGTTTATCTTATATTTAGTTGGGATAAAATCACGGTATAACTAATCTCGAGATTAATTATTCCAAAATTATAGTGTTATTTTATCTCTATGAGAGGATGGAATAACTAATCTCAGGACAAGTTATCTtgggataacttgtttccaaccaaacgaccccttagtttGTTTAATTTTATGAATTTTGCTAACTCAGTGCTCCCTTCGTCTcaaagattgtcttagtttgactagatacgaaatttaaaaaataaggaaatatttttaaaagtgtGGTCCAAAACTATTTGTGCGCttgtaaattatttcataaaattaaattatttctaagtATAAAAATGTGTCAATTTTTTTTGAATAAATTAATAAGgaaaataagataatttttttttttgggacagaggaagtATATGAATAGATTAGCACACAAAAATGTGAATTTTATCCATTGAACGCCACTTAATTTTTGTAAGGTAGAAGTGTTAGTGAGTTTTGAGCTTATGTCTAAAGAATTAGGAGAAATGTCTGAAATGCCCCTAAACTAGTTGAAATGGAGTAATTTATTCCATTTGTTTTTTGCACAAAAATGTTTTATCGTAGTCAAATGGAGCAAATATATCCCTGAACTATGCAATTATGCCCTTCGTTCACGTATCTAGTCTATTGAGTTCGAGTGTTCAGGAAACGCATTTGTACTAAAGTGGAATTGTATATCTAGTCACAAGAATAATTAAAGTGTCTATCTGATGGTTCTTGCCAAGTTTACGTGTCAAGCCATGTATTTTGCTTGAAAAAAGAGAACCTAATTCTTATGCATAAAAGAGGAATTGACAAAAAGATTCAAATGAAATTCTAGCTTTTACCCTTTGAGGAAGAGACTAATAAGTGACGCCCAGTGTTTTAGCTTAGAGTAAAAGGCTAAATGCTAAACTGCTAAAGATATAGACATTTCCCATTTCACGTACTTGAATTTTACAATAAGAaaatcggaaaagggccaaaattacccctgaactttgaaaaatagttcatccatgcccttcattatactttagggtcaattatacccttaccgttatactttgggccaaatatacccttgagTATAACggcatgccacgtgtcaaaattTCAGTGGCCAACTAATTTTCCCTCTTTTATTTTTCATCCGGATGCCTACTCCTTCAGATCCGACCCAATTAATTTATTACCCAACCCGTAAAATAACATACCCAAATAAGCCAAACCTAACCCGTATAACATATCTATagcctccctctctctctctctctctctaaaaaaaaaaCGCAGATCATCTTCAACCTCTTCAAATGGAAGCTGCAATTGTGATTTAGTGGATTTTATTGTTACCTTTTTGCTTGGTGATTTAGTGGTTTTTCTGCATACCCTTTTGCTTATTTTGTGATTTGGATTCTGAGTTTTCATATTTTTTGTTTTGGGATGCAGATCGTCTTGAGATGGGTGAAGTAGTTTCCACTATTCCAAGTAGgttctcttctttatttcttttttttttttgtttcaatatTTTAGTGAAGTGAATAAACTTATGTGTTGAAAAACAAAATGATTACTTGTGTCACTCTTCCTTCAGATTTATTTGTTCCCTCTGttaaatcttaccaaattttcaAACTAAACCAAATATACCTATTCTACTTAAAAAGAAATAAGATGTTCAAATTGACAGAGAGTTAGTATAACTGGCAATTTTTTGTATACCAATGATCATAGATCTGTCTTTAAATCTGTTTTTTTATCTGTTTTTTAAatctatttttttaaaatctgtTTTTCAAATCTGTTTTTTTATctgtttttttttaatctgttttTTTATCTGTTTTTAAATCTGTTTTGTAAATCTGTTTTTTCTAAATCTGT
Coding sequences:
- the LOC132627411 gene encoding very-long-chain aldehyde decarbonylase GL1-9-like, with translation MVFWEGYVSDEVMGTFAPIVVYWLYAGFYQLLPPMDNYRLHTRKEEDDKNVVPLGSVVKGVLLQQFFQATVAHLLFLLTCKVTVSENVVQPSIPVQIVQIIIAMLVMDTWQYFVHRYMHQNKFLYRHVHSQHHRLVVPYAIGALYNHPLEGLLLDTFGGALSFLVAGMTARTAVIFFCFAVVKTVDDHCGLWLPGNIFHLFFQNNTAYHDIHHQLQGTKFNYSQPFFPIWDKLLGTYMPYRLVKRPEGGFEARLVKD